Genomic window (Tepidisphaeraceae bacterium):
GATGAGTTCCCGTTCTTGCTTGTCTTCCAGGATCACCTCGACCGCCACCCAATCGCCGTCGGCCAAACGGCTGATCGTCGGGCTCTTCTCGGCCGGCAGGAAGCTGGTGACCTCGGCGAGCTTCGCCTCGGGCACGTTCATCTTCAGGCCCACCTTGCTGCGGGCGGCGATGGCGCCCTGAAGCAGCATGGCGATGTTTTCCATCTTCTCGCGCTTCCACGGCACCGCCCACGCCTGCTTGTTGGCGATGAAGCGGATCGTGCTGCTGAGGATCGTGTCGATCACGCGCAGGTTGTTGGCGCGAATGCTCGAGCCGGTCTCGGTCAGATCGACGATACCGTCGAGCAGCCGGGCCTTGATCTCGGTGGTGCCCCACGAGAACTCGACGTTCACCTTCACGCCGTGCTTATCGAAGTACCTGCGGACCGTGTTCACGATCTCGGTCGCGACGATCTTGCCTTCGAAGTCCTGCACGGTCTTGATCGGGCTCTCGTCCGGCACGGCCAGCACCCACCGCGCCGGCAGGCTCGTGGCGCGGGAGTAGGTGAGTTCGAGCACCTCGACGACGTCGTCCTGGTTGCCGTTCTCGACGATCCAGTCGTAGCCGCACAG
Coding sequences:
- the hisG gene encoding ATP phosphoribosyltransferase, whose amino-acid sequence is MTLPESTLRLGVPSGSMQQSTIELFGRAGYKISVDGRSVFPRVDDDKISAVLFRSQEISRYVVDGIIDCGLCGYDWIVENGNQDDVVEVLELTYSRATSLPARWVLAVPDESPIKTVQDFEGKIVATEIVNTVRRYFDKHGVKVNVEFSWGTTEIKARLLDGIVDLTETGSSIRANNLRVIDTILSSTIRFIANKQAWAVPWKREKMENIAMLLQGAIAARSKVGLKMNVPEAKLAEVTSFLPAEKSPTISRLADGDWVAVEVILEDKQERELIPRLKRAGATGIITYPLNKVIP